One region of Centropristis striata isolate RG_2023a ecotype Rhode Island chromosome 3, C.striata_1.0, whole genome shotgun sequence genomic DNA includes:
- the pde12 gene encoding 2',5'-phosphodiesterase 12 encodes MLNRLPAALALLPRRLFSSSSSSSSSSSSRRSVTGARRLLLRMEPAVVRCLPGEPTLTISFRLDGSNKQMLRDQEEALGRVLARISNGLIKSQAKRAKKNQQKNQQKNQEKNQENQQPEDCTAVVKLFYAGEEVPVTALNCEAWRDGAVLQVGELQYSVQRNPPTFTTAELPASLLAGFPVCPKLEVEFGNLQDCEFTWFKENTPNTSPEAAAAEAPGEDSSWTEVGRGRVYVPSNQDIGSRLKLCCTPREGGRGGLDRELVSGGAVEAGPGVCTFDNRHQYTVKEAEWPAVRVVSYNILADVYAQTELSRTVLYPYCAPYALQLDYRQNLVKKELAGYNADIICLQEVDKGVFEDSLSPALDAFGLDGVFRIKEMQHEGLATFYRRSKFKLLSRHDIVLSEALTSDPSYSTLLQTVSANRNLRDRIVRRSTVLQVSVLEDLKTPDRKVCVANTHLYWHPKGGNIRLVQMGVALKHLSHVISQVAPGAPLLFCGDFNSSPTSGVFQLLSEAEVPELHADWSSSGPEESCSMELLSSFPPLLSACSQPAYTNYVGGFHGCLDYIFIQPDSMQVEQVIPLPSHQEVTTYEALPSVSHPSDHIALICDLRWNL; translated from the exons atGTTGAACCGCCTCCCCGCCGCTCTCGCTCTTCTCCCCCGCCgcctgttctcctcctcctcctcctcctcctcctcctcctcctcccggaGGAGCGTGACCGGAGCCCGCCGCCTCCTGCTCCGCATGGAGCCGGCCGTGGTGCGGTGCCTCCCCGGGGAGCCCACCCTCACCATCTCCTTCCGCCTGGACGGCAGCAACAAGCAGATGCTCCGGGACCAGGAGGAGGCGCTGGGCCGGGTCCTGGCCCGGATCTCCAACGGCCTCATCAAGAGCCAGGCCAAGAGGGCCAAGAAGAACCAGCAGAAGAACCAGCAGAAGAACCAGGAGAAGAACCAGGAGAACCAGCAGCCGGAGGACTGCACCGCGGTGGTGAAGCTGTTCTACGCCGGGGAAGAGGTGCCGGTCACGGCGCTCAACTGTGAGGCGTGGCGGGACGGAGCCGTGCTGCAG GTGGGAGAGCTTCAGTACTCGGTGCAGAGGAACCCGCCCACCTTCACCACCGCCGAGCTGCCGGCGTCTCTGCTGGCCGGCTTCCCCGTCTGTCCCAAGCTGGAGGTGGAGTTTGGGAACCTGCAGGACTGTGAGTTCACCTGGTTCAAAGAAAACACCCCAAACACCAG CCCTGAAGCCGCTGCAGCAGAAGCTCCAGGTGAGGACAGCAGCTGGACGGAGGTAGGACGTGGGAGGGTCTACGTCCCGTCCAATCAGGACATCGGCTCCAGGCTCAAGCTGTGCTGCACCCCTAGAGAAGGAGGGCGTGGCGGCCTGGACAGGGAGCTGGTCTCTGGGGGCGCCGTGGAGGCGGGGCCGGGCGTCTGCACCTTCGACAACAGACACCAGTACACGGTGAAGGAGGCGGAGTGGCCGGCGGTCAGGGTGGTGTCCTACAACATCCTGGCTGACGTCTACGCTCAGACGGAGCTGTCTAGGACGGTGCTGTACCCGTACTGCGCCCCCTACGCCCTGCAGCTGGACTACAGGCAGAAcctggtgaagaaggagctggcCGGCTACAACGCTGACATCATCTGTCTGCAGGAGGTGGACAAAG GAGTGTTTGAGGACAGTCTGTCTCCAGCTCTGGACGCCTTCGGCCTGGACGGAGTCTTCAGGATCAAAGAGATGCAGCACGAAGGACTGGCCACTTTCTACCGCAG gtcaaagTTTAAGCTGCTGAGCCGCCACGACATCGTGCTGAGCGAGgcgctgacctctgaccccagcTATTCTACACTGCTGCAGACGGTTTCTGCTAACAGGAACCTGAGGGACCGGATCGTACGGAGGTCCACCGTCCTGCAG GTCAGTGTGCTGGAGGACTTGAAAACACCAGACAGGAAGGTGTGTGTGGCCAACACACACCTGTACTGGCACCCCAAAG GAGGAAACATCCGGTTGGTCCAGATGGGCGTGGCTCTGAAACACCTGAGTCATGTGATCAGCCAGGTGGCCCCCGGAGCCCCTCTGCTCTTCTGTGGAGACTTTAACTCCAGCCCCACCTCAG GTGTGTTCCAGCTGCTGAGTGAGGCTGAGGTTCCTGAGCTTCATGCAGACTGGAGCAGCTCTGGACCAGAGGAGTCCTGCAGCATGGAGCTGCTCTCCTCCTTCCCCCCCCTGCTGAGCGCCTGCAGCCAGCCCGCCTACACAAACTACGTGGGAGGATTCCACGGCTGCCTCGACTACATCTTCATCCAGCCGGACAGCATGCAG gtggagCAGGTGATTCCT